One Glycine max cultivar Williams 82 chromosome 8, Glycine_max_v4.0, whole genome shotgun sequence genomic window, GTTCTGAACTTCAAGAAGTCTACTATTAATCTATGTATACCACTATATCAATATGCActcaaaatctcaaataatcTTCGTAGTTTCTCTTCACTAAACTGATAAGAATCCATATATATACTGTCAAGGAAAGTTATCTGAAGATACACTTTTTCCCATTTCGAACATGTTAAAAAAGAAGTCCGGCCTGCctgctttaatttaatttctattgttGTTTGTTTATTTGCTTCTCATTAGATTACACGAGAAAagtttgaataatttttctttttatttgaaaattattatgcTAGTGCATGCATGTGTGCACTCACATGCACATAATGAAGACAACATACAAAAATGTATATAGTAGTATATATATacccaaataaataaacaaacaaacgtGTCTATTACCTTCTTGTAACGAGAAGGGTATTACTGAAAAAACATATGTGTGATTTAGATGAAGAATTCTACATTATAAAGCACGAAtaattgaaaagtaaaaaagaagaagttgcACGGGATATAAATTAAGGAAGAGGAAATATTATTAACCTGAAGAGTTATCCATTGTGAGCTGAATTTCTTTCCCTTGGTTTAAGGAGACAACATGATTATCACCCCACGTAACCTCATAGTTTTGATCGAAGCTTATTTCTGTAATATTTATACTTCCTCGGACAAGGACCCCATCGGCAACAAGAAGGAtaaggaaaattaaaaatagagaaCTCATATCTAAGTTAACCCAAGCTAGGATTTGAATTTTAGACTCTCGAGCTTGGCACATTAGTGGGCTATGGTTATTGTTATTGGCAAAGTTATGCacctccatatatatatatatatatgtatgtacatGCCATGATGTAAGCTTTTGTTAATGGGAAACATTGGAATGCATAAAACGGCATGACCCATAATTGCATGACCAATACGCCATTGACTTGTCAATGTTATCGTCCATAACAAACCACATCATTACGGCTTAGTTCAGAAGCAACGGAATATGCATAGAGATCGACTTTATGTATCTTCATattcattataataattaaactttcacGAGAATATGGTTAGCCCAAAAACAAAAACTCTGAAAGAATATAATCAGTTCTCCCTTTAAATCATGGAGACGTACGCGAATACAGAAAGTAATTGGGTTGTTATAGTCTTACGGAAATCTCATGTCATACAACAAAACACAAGATTCCAGCTCTTGCAGTGCTGTACAgtcaattatgtaattttttaatttgagaaaatgTAGAGATACAACAGATATCTCCATATATAAAGCTTCAATTGTTTGCAAGAATTTTCTTACTTCTATTGCACTACGCTTATATGCTTTAAATTGTgggagttttattttaaataataaattattgaataaaaactgtttatgattttttattttaactcctCAACTAATATTTTACCATTAATTGATTCTCAACTATTTttcgtttgatttttttttctaagtgtCTATGTTAAATGATAACGAGTtagttgtttttaaattatttaaaaatatttgttgtggCCTTTATTCTTCTGCGGCAAAAAACCGCAAGAAATTTgtgagatataattttttttataaaaaaaaaaaaaacatcaaacgAGAACCTGATATTTGTTTTGTTAGCCCTAGTTTctgtctttatttttcatattgtaaaaaatattgaattagtCTTCAATGGTAAAATCGAATTGTCTAATCGTTAAAATGTTGGTGTACACCCATAATATGTCTAACTACCACTTTAATTTATGTTAGAAAAATGTTATATGAATATATGGCATATTTTTAATGAGGATTataatataactaattttttaaaactaattcaataatataattttttagtaataatatatagaatAATATATGACacagttattattattatcattatcattatcattgacATTGATCATAATAGTTATTATCACATTGAACAAAATTATCcatattatttctattattgTCATTCTTATTATTACCATCACACAAAAATATcactaaactaattttaataagataaaaaatacttataaaatgaatttattttaaaactaaaaattagagaaaaaacaaaactaaattttaaaaactaattaaaatgtggttgttttaatttttttaaaaaaagttaactcAAAAGAACACCCCAAACTGAgccttattatcatttaaactTGTACTTCTTTCTTACATTAGTAAGATTTTCTTCAGGCCATGTTCTAACATTGGATTGCTCTACTGCtatcatgtcaacatgaatgggTTGAAATTATTTAGGCTAAGGGGTTTGGGTTTTGAATGTCGTCGGATCTTTGCATGTAGACCTAATTCAATTGCATGATATACGTGCTTAGTTTGTATTCTTGATCCATTTTCATTGTGACTAATGGTGGTTGATGTTTTGGTACCTCGTTGGTTTCAACTACCACACTATGCTATAAGACTTATgttgattcatttttatttcattgtaaAAGCTTTGTCATCTTTTTACCAATCTTTTCTCGTGAAATGTAGTGAGTTAGAGTTTAGAGAGAAAACGAGAGAGAAAAGGGATGTATTgtgagaacaaaataaaaaataataacaaacaagaATTttgcattataaaaaataaataaatcttgcgtgatttgttaattttagtgttataaatttgaatggtccgttttatcaattaatttgatagttaaaatcataaaaatcttACCGAtcataattatgttaattaatataattatgtgtttttatgtattaaaaaatgaaaaataataaaattatgcactatgttttttataagaaaaatgtttggAACACGTCATTAAATGTTTAATGATGtgggataaaaaataatattttaataaatttaaacaattagAGCGTCGACAACTTAGTATATTAGCAACACTTATCTGATTCTCTTTTTTATAACCAGAGAAAGTTggtgtttgtttaaattttttaaataataaaaaaatagaagttaaatatagttaataaaaaaagtgatagaataaaaaaattaataatataaaatagtgaaaaaatagtataagacaaaacaaaaatttaaaagttaagaagtaatttaaagataaaattatcccATAAAATATATCCAGCAAATGAAATAACGGAAGGGGAATGGGCGTTCACAGCAGTTAGGTTTTGGGTGAAGTGGAGGAGATTAAACAGAGGTTTCATCAATTCTGATTCTCTGACCGCCAGAACATGGTGTTTTTTCTGTTCCCTAATGCTTCGTTAGAACCCGAAATGAAGATGGTGATAGGTTGAGTGCACTTTCAGCTTGTCTTCTTCACATTCTTTCATTCTTGGACACAAAACCAGATGGATAAACCTTTTTCTTTCACTTCCCTATATTGACTTATGTTTCTCTTTAAAGGATCATCTGAGACTCTAGTTTCTTTACATCTAAACCTTCCTTTGGGTTGGAATGCTCCTAGAATTTGTTTGGTTGCCGAATCTCAGGACTCTTTGGTTGGCTTCATTCAGATTGGTGGACGAGAATTCTATTCCGAGGATTCTCCAAGTCTTCTCTTCGCTTGAACATCTGGTGTTAATTCTGCAGTCTTTGAACGAGAATGAGAATGAGAGTCAGAGTGAAGGTGTCCAAGTTGAAAGTCTTTGCTTCTCGATCCCCTCATTGAAATGGTTCGAGCTTTGTTCCGATGAACAGGAGTTCAATGTTGTTGTGAAGGCAGAAAATCTTGTCAACTTTGTATGCGATCTTGAGGGATTGCACAAGGTTACCTTAGATGCCCTAAACCTGAAGTCCTTGACAGTTATGGGTGATGTTCTTCAAGTTCACATAACTAAAAGCCTATTCTCTATTGAAGAGGCAGTGATAGAAGCAGAACTTTGTTTCTATTTGACAAGTGTGTGTGACTTGGTTTTACGTTctcaatatgttttttttttcttttgttttttagcAGGTTGCAACATGTGAAATTACTCAGTTTGTCAGAGAACATTATGAAGGTGTATTTCTTTTCGCCTGTCTGGTTTAATTTGGCCTGTCTTCCAAGTCTTTCCTCCATGTTTTAACAGTTGAAGTGGAACTAtgttgttatataatttttgttgttatatGTGTGAAGGCTCTCTATGTTTCTTCAATGACAATACCAACTTCCAGGAACTTGGTCAAGCTAGAGCTTATCCCTGACTATTGCCCTGATTTTCGCCGTAGCTGCATCTCACATGTGTTATTGAAATTGTTTGAAAGTGCTTATCTTCAATGAGGTAAGTTGTGTTGGATATTTTGGTGTGCAGATTATTTGTTATTCATTTTCAGGTCCCGTACATACTTTATATGTACGGTGTTCGACAACCACTTTGGCGAAGATGGCAAAGTTGATTCTATTTTTCTGCGGGTTCTTCCACTATCTTGTGTTGCACATCTTAAGGTAATAGAAATTACTAGTTTTAAAGATAGATAACTTGAATTCAAGCTGGtggaataatttttaaagaacGGAAAATCTCTGGAAAAGATTGGTCTTGGTAGAGAAGGTTGGAAGTTTGTACCAAAACATCGCAAGAGGATACTCTCCCACGAGAAGTGCTCTGGTTGTCAGATTGTATTCAGAAATacaagattttataaaaaaaaaaaaaaaaaaaaaaaaacaccacaaTTACGATGAGTCTATCTCCTTAAGTTTCATGGGTATAACACCTTAgagctaaaaaaaatttgtgtaaAAGTGTTCTGTTCAGATATTTAGTATTAATGCACCATGGAAATGGATGACTAGGACTAGATCTGCAGTTTAATGAGAATCTTCAACAATAACTTTAATAGATCTAAATTTGGTTAAAGTGTGATTGGGAATCTTATGTGACTGCAACTGCTAGTGTCTTTGGTTCAGGTGATTAGTTCATTGTTTAATTCCTTCTCTTGAAATATGCTGTTTTATGGGACATGATAGTTTGGGAGAAATTGTTTATGAAGTATGGTGAAAGATACTATATTGAACATGAGATATTGACAATGATTTGGCCATATAGGTCGATGTACCTACACTTTCAAGATGTTTTCGTCAACAAGCACGCATTTCTTACTTTTACTTTGCCTTCCTTAATTGAAGCTTATCATTTGAGTGACATGAACATAGGATTTTGTAATTGTGAGGAGTTCATTGTTTTAGTCTTCTCATCTTTATGATGCTACTAGTACTCCATTACTCTTAAGTTGATGACTGTCAGAATTAAAAATGTTGACCGTATGTTCGTTGGAACTTCTTATTGTTATCTTTTAAGTACATGCTTAATTGTGGAAGATGTTCCCAATTTCTCTTCATGCAACTCCTAATCTTAAATTGTGTGTCTTTCCTCCAATTACTCATAATTACTGTTAGGATATAGAATTAATACAAACATCTGCTGCACTAACTAATTTTAGTAATCATGTATGTGATTAGGATCGTCCTCAGAGCAATAAGagagttttagtttttttatgccAAAGGCTATATAAGTAGGTTTCTGTAAAGTGTAAACATCATAAAAAGACTGattatcatttatgtttttacCGTCTTGAAACATGGTATGATTATCAATGTGGTATTACGTATGTAGGCTTTTATCAGGCCTATTGGAGCTGGCAGTTTTATCTATGGTTCTCTTTGTATTAGCCTCAAAACGGTTTAGAATGAAGAGGTACCTCCTTTTTGTCTCTGAATAAGTAGTATCCGATGTTATGTTATGTTATCATGGAATACATACAAATTGTGCCTTCTACTTCTAATGAACTTAATGAATCTTGTTACATGACAATTGTTCTTATGATAATTGTTTAGTGTATGCTCTCGGTTAATGGACCATTCCTCTAAGTACTCACTAGTACAGTTTGGTAGCAACTATTGAGGAGTCTTGTGGCAACTTTTAGCTTATTAGATGGGCAGCAAGCAGTACATCTTTTAGTTCAATGACATAATAGATGATTTTTTGTGCCTCCATTTCTCCCTACTTCATTTCTTCCCGGTCTGTCCATGCCAGCAACAATCCAACCAAGCAATTAGAATACAATTGCAAGTAGAAAAGAACTAAACTTCAGCAAGAATACGCATTGGAACTTCTCGCTTTGAAGCTGCAAAATCAGTATCCACTGGGTAAGTTGTAATACCGTTTCACTTTGTGGGGGTTACACAATCAATAACAAAGTTATTCTTTAGGTGCAGTTTCTTCAATTATAAGAAGGTAaacgttttatttttattttctcaagtaaccatagttttaaaaatcaaactagTTGGTTTGATCGGTTGACTAGAGCCATCTAAATGGCCCAGCCCCTCCATCTTGATCCTAGACAACATGGGCCAAGTGCCAAAAGGCCCACAAGGCCAAAAAGCCCCATTAAAAAGACTACAGGACCAAAAAGTCCACAAAGATTGGGTTGACTTATGGGCCTTAAGTTTAATAGTAtggcatatttttttaatactcaaGTCAATGTCAGCCAAAATCAACTTTGAGTAAGGTCGGCCAAAAACAGCCATGGTCGAGGTTGGCaaaaaataaccctaaccaaggTTGATCATAATGAATCGTAGATGAGATTGGCCGAAAATAGCCTTGGTCGAGGTTGACTGAATACGGTCCTGACTAAGATAAGCCAAACACAACCTTGGTCAAGGTCAGTCGAACACAACTTTGGTTGAAGTTGGTCTAAAAGACCCTAGCTTAGCTTGGCTGAAACTAACCATAACTAAAGTAGTGCAAAAACAACATTGGCCAAAGTTGATCAAAATTAACCTTAATCGAAGTCGGCCAAAAATAACTCAATTGAGGTCAGTTCAAACAACCCAATCGAGTTAGGTAAAAAAACAATCATTGTTGAAGTTCGCCAAAAACAACCTCAGCTTAGGTTGGCCAAAAATATCTTTGATTGAGGGTGATTGAAAATAGCCCTAATTGAGATCAACTGAAAACAATTCGACCGATGTTAGTCAAAAATAGCCCTAGTCGAGGTAGATAAAAAAGACCTCTATTTGAGGTCGATAAAAAATTAACCCTATTTGAGgccaacaaaaaattaacccTGCCCAAGGCCAATAAAAATCAACCCTAACTGAGGTTAGCCAAAAATTAGCGCTAATCAAGGTCGATTGAAAATTGTCTAGTTGAGGTTGACCAAAAATTAACCCTATTCGAGGTTGACCAAAAATTAACTCTTGTTGAGATTAATTGAAAATAGTATGGTTGAGGTCGACCAAAATTAACCATAACTAAGGTCAGCTGAAAATTAACCCTACCTGAGGTCAGTCGAAATAAGTTTGGCCAAAGTTGGCTGAAACTAACCCTAGTTAAGGTCAGCCAAAAAGAGTTTTGTCGAGGTTGGCTAAGATTAGCCTTGGCCAAGGACAACCAAACACAATCCAAACTAAGGTTGACCAAAAATAGCCTTGGTCGAGGTTGGTCGTAAACTGCCTCAATTGAGGTCGGTTGAAAATAGTCTTGGCCTAAGTCACCATAAAACAACCTTAGCCTTTGTCGATAAAAAATAACCCTTGGTCAAGGCCAACCAAAAATAACCATAGCCTAGGttgattgatttaaaaatatattcttggACAATTGAAAgaatcagtttttaaaataccATGGTCCATGGGCTAGCTCTAAACCCATATTAAGTGGGGTTGTGTGGGTTGGGACCTCATCAGGGGGCTAAGGGCCACTAGGGCCAATTATGGTCTATGGAGGGCCAAATGGGTTGGCCCTAGGACTATTTTGACAACTCTATGATTAACCTCAAATTGATTAGATGATTGATCAAAGCAACCTTCAAAATTGAATGATTagaaaaccaataaaaaattgattgaattgATAAATTAGTggtcaaacaaataaaaaattgtggtttaatggttttgattttcttttttctatttgactaaaatgtaattttagttcCCTTATATTTTGCAATTAGTAATTTTGTTcttcctattttaaaatagagacatttactctcccaatttttttaaaaatagtagtTTTAGTCACTCCATTCAAATCAAAACTTTGACCAATAAACAATAAATGTTGACTTTAAGTTTTATTGCCCAATGttgcccaaatcaaatttgGTAATTTCATATGGAAGAATCAACACATCAATTATCcaattttgttattgaaattcTTCTTTAAGAGACAATAGATGGGTTGAAGATTACTGCCCAACTCACAAATCAATATCAATTCACAGCACCAGAGTATCCTCATTGAACAAGATGAAATAAACAAATAGTCAAGGCCAACAACAACAATCATGTCTTTCTTCTTtaaaggaaaattttaaaaaattaaaaagaatcacATGCATTGAATTTCTTTGTGCAACACACCAAGAGTAAAGATGGAAagacaagcaatatatatacaatttttgAATAAGGTGAACAAGCGCTTTGAAGATTTGGGATCTCAAAATGCCTTTACAATTGAAAAAATGGTAAATCTATTGAAGAATCTAAGTTAATCAATCACCCGCTCCAAATAAATCCAAATCCACTAAACCAAAGGCTTTTTCATCATAGCCACCATGACCACCATCATCCAATGCCTTTAAAATCTATATCAAATCAAAACCTTGTTATTGAAATAGCAATTGAGATTAGTCCCACCTCAATTTTCCTACATTTAGATCTACAATATCTAATCTTACGCATATCAGCTCCTAGAGCTTCTCATCTGTGTTGTTGTGTTATTGTTCTCACACTTTGTTGTCGTTGGTGTCTTAGTTTTCAATCGCCTTCACCTTCTTCATCTTTTTGTATTCAATGTCGCTCATTGACAATAATGGGTGCTTCATTGTTGAGATCACAAGACAAAACGCAAAGGCAAACACCCTTTTATTGTTGGTCTCTAGTGATGCATGAAATCTAGGTGCTTGGTGAAATGAGATGGAAGGGGTGAAATAAAGGGTTAACAAACAAATTAGAGGATAAGGGAGAGTGCACTCATGGTGTTTTTAGGGATAAAAGTAGCTTAAGTGTGGAGTAATCGCCTTCCCTGGAGACAGAAACAATGATGGCGATGACTTTGTCGAAGATATGTTTTGTAGTGGTTGTTGCATAATCAGGGTTTGAGAAAGGGTAGTTTTTCGTAAATGGTGTAAAAAGAATAttaggtaagggttcaagaatAATTTCATTGGCAATAACATGAGTCACAAGAAgtcaatgttaatttttaactatcaaCGACTTTATTTGGGttaaagagactaaaattaatgatttttaaaaattaggagACTAGATGTCTCAATTTTAATAAGGGACCAAAATTACTGATTGCAAAATATAGagggactaaaattgtattttaagttTTCCTTTTTAATGACCTTGTGTTTTACTTGAGTGTTTCACAGGATCAAAGAATTAGGAGGCAGTTTTGAGAGCAaaggtgatgatgatgatgacaatcgTGATTAATGATGTGTTGGTATATGTTCGATGAATCTCAAAGAGTGCTAGTTATATTTGTACCAATGATGTTGTGTCAATTGGATAAAAGagaattaatttgtaaatttacTAGTTTTATCATTGGATTGTATTGGGGGGAATTCTCCAACACATaacatggataaaaaaaatatggtaacaaaaaaaaaaaaacactaccaATAGATATATGATTGGTTTATTGTAGTTCAACTCATCTTGTCTGCATTCATAGAACATAACAAAATGTTCACTAtctcaaataaaattacaagtttttttggacaactttttttttttaaaaaaaaaactcttcatattataactttttgggacaaatttaagaaaactctccaattacaaattttttagaCAATCTTAAAAACCTCCTCATTACATGACCTTTTTTTCACTTGGGTGGTAGTGACACCCATTTCAACTTGGAGTACATTACTCCCTCTTAATGTTAGGTGGTTATTCTATCTTAAAAACCTTTATTTACGGTGTAGTGAATGACTTTTAAAGACTCTATGAATAAACACTAATAAATTGTTTTCACAATTCCaaaaatactttatattattctaatactaaaatataactTAACAAAATGATGCTTTGTTTTCTAATATACTAAGTGCTTAAATATTTGCTAGTGAAAAATCAATTATGAATGTAAAAAGATTTCATCTATATTTGGGATCTCAAATATGAAGGGTCAAGGAAAAAATGAAGACATTacacaaaatacaaaaatacaaataattatatgagaaaaatatataaatatattatctcATTTAAAGGATGATAAATAATATTCAttatattgtaataaaaaaataataatttcactaTTTAATTCCATAATTGCTTAGTACCAAATGGGCCGAATATGAAACACTTAGCCCATAGACCAACACCTTATTAGGGTTTTTATGCCTCTCAGGGATTCAATCTTCAACATTCATGAAAATGTCTCTAGCCGAATATCTCTCATATGTCCCTGATGATCTTATTGTTGAAATTCTATCACGGCTTCCAGTGAAAGATCTTATGCGTTTTAGGTGCGTTTGCAAAACCTGGAAATCCATCATCTTTGATCCAAGTTTTGTGAAAAAACATCTTGAAAGATCTTCAA contains:
- the LOC100820083 gene encoding uncharacterized protein isoform X1, which encodes MLLEFVWLPNLRTLWLASFRLVDENSIPRILQVFSSLEHLVLILQSLNENENESQSEGVQVESLCFSIPSLKWFELCSDEQEFNVVVKAENLVNFVCDLEGLHKVTLDALNLKSLTVATCEITQFVREHYEGSLCFFNDNTNFQELGQARAYP
- the LOC100820083 gene encoding uncharacterized protein isoform X2, giving the protein MLLEFVWLPNLRTLWLASFRLVDENSIPRILQVFSSLEHLVLILQSLNENENESQSEGVQVESLCFSIPSLKWFELCSDEQEFNVVVKAENLVNFVCDLEGLHKVTLDALNLKSLTVATCEITQFVREHYEGTWSS